The Centroberyx gerrardi isolate f3 chromosome 8, fCenGer3.hap1.cur.20231027, whole genome shotgun sequence genomic sequence GATATTTGATGTTAGAGTGACAATATAGTGTATAATATAGTGTCCATGTAGAGTTTAGGATATTGACTACACCATGCAAACACCATACATTCTCAGAAAAATGACTGTCTGACTGGATAAAGTGTGACTGGATAGAGTGTATGACTGCTTTTTATAATTAGTTTTTGATCTCCTCACTTCTCTTCACTTATCTACTGCTTACTCCCACATTACCTCCCTCCCCTTATCCTCTATAACAGGCAACAGTGCAAGCTTCAAACCATACAGTGAGGGAgaagagagcgtgagagagaagagcaacaggtaacaacacaacaacatctGCGGCACCTTCTAGGTTCATGTCAGAGTTAAGTGGCGTGGAGTGCAAGTTCCCACACATTTCATAACGGATCTCAAGATTCCAGTTGTACCcatcccagcagcagcagcagcagccatgacTCAAAGTAACGGGGAGAACCCACAGCGGACCCGGAGTGGTCTCCGCCAGATCCGGGACGGGATCCAGTCCCGCTCACTGAGGGCCAAGAAGAGAGTGGAGAACATCACCAAACATGATGTCAAAGGATTCTTCAGGAGAAATGCCTTTGTAATCTTCACTGTCGCTGCTGTTATTATTGGTGAGTGGgtgctgaatgtttttttttgttgcacttTAGTCAGGCAGGTAGGTGATTAAACAGTAGAGGTTACTGGAAGAGGCTCTATTTGTCCTCAGACAGAAAGGGACTTGAATAATACAtagtaataatatatatatacataatagtACATGATTGAGATTGTATTAccaatttctcctctcctctcctctcctctcctctcctctcctctcctctcctctctatcacGTAACCCTTCCTCTTTTCAAACAAATCTTTGTAAAAAGAAGGCTCCAGATTTTCTCCATCACTCCCAACAATCTGTCATTGTGGTGTGACAACCCCCTTCCAACGGGACGGAAgaaggaatagaatagaaaccaACTCACAGGATCAGAGAATGGAGAAAACTCAGATGAACTTTGCAGACTGGCCTTTATCTGACCCTGCAGCTGACCCTTGACACGCAGCCATTAACCTCTGAACCTCACCCAGTAGGAAGTGAGCCAGGCCCACCCGTTGCTTCCACATCTGCAGCCCTGATAGTATTACACAGCGCCAAGAAAGAGTCATTTGATTGATTGTTGAATTCAGGGTATGCACTTCACTCCAGGCCTCTGGGTCAGCCACCTGGGCCCGTTGGTGGATTAGTGCTGCAACAAACAAACCGACACTTTTAGGAATGGGCTTTAGCGGTGTTGATGAAAGAACAGCTCTTGATTCAAGTAAAGAGCAACCAAGTTACATTTAGTCTGTGCTCCTGTGTTAGAACTGGGCACTCATTTCCCCCAGGCCCTTATCTTACACTTTAGccaccaaaatgaaaattcaatttAGTCTTTAATGAATGTAATCCTGGCACTTTAATACTTTTCCCAGCTATGACCATGTAATCACTGGCCTCAGGATAGCACTCCCTCTCTTGCATCATTGCTTAATGGGCATGTGTTTCATTTGTGAAAATGTTATAGTGGATAAACTCTTTCTTGCAGATTTCTCACCTAATTTTAGGGCAGGGAGTCTCGTGAGAAAAAGTTAGGCTTTCACCCTGATGTTGGAGATTCGTGTGCACTAGATATTATTTTGGGATTCTCATATTgatatttattgttaaatatcaCCTCTTGATCAATTCTGAACTCCACAGGGGTAACTCAGGCTCTCACATTGATGAATATCAATATGCTATCGATTCCAATTCAGACATGATAGTATACCACTACAGATGTCAATTCTGGGACTACTTATAGTAATAAATCTTGAAAGGCATAGCcaatttaatataaaaaaatattcaaataatcaaaaataaagtttacacACTTTTCTTCCAATTCTATTCCTTCCCGCAGGCATAATCCTGGGATTCGCCCTGCGGCCGTACAACATGTCTTACCGCGAGATGAAGTTCTTCTCTTTCCCTGGAGAACTGCTGATGAGAATGCTTCAGATGCTGGTGCTGCCCCTGCTGGTTTCCAGTCTCATCACAGGTATGAACAAGGGAAGCATCGGCACAACCGGGACGCTGCAGGGGCTGCAGGTTCACTTCCCACAAAACGTGTAGCCTTATATTCCTTTATATAGTTAATTCATCTCTTTTCTGTGTGCTCAATACACAGCCAGAAGACCAGGTCGGCAATCAGACAGCAAGAAGTTTAATTCTGATATAAGTTTTTGCTTTTgattcatatatttttgtttcaaCTTTTTGCTATACCCAAACCTTATTGATCAACATTATGGCAACAGTCACTGATCTACAGTCTATAGAAATTATTGAAATCAACTGTTAATAATTTAACTAATAGTACAACTAATTGTTATAATACAAATATCATAATGTTACGTACACATAATGCTTATAGTCATGCTTTGCCTGATTAACAATTGGTTGCAACACCATCACAGGAAATATTTATCAGGGTTTAGCTATCATTGGCTATTTTTAGTTCAAACATACCTCAGATACCTAAAATTAGTCCACACAGCCCAGACACTTCCAGTTCCAGGCTGTCAAACATTGTTTTGTTCTAAATTTATATCCAACAACTCACTTACACACTGCATGAACACAGCTCTGTGTCCTAATGTTAAtatcactaaaaaaaaaaacaccttacaatgtttctcactctttctctctgactgtgGCTGTGCTGTTTGTTCTGAACTCCATGTTTTGTTACTCCACTGTCCTCCAAGTACCTTAGGTGGCAGAGTGGGCCAGCTGTTTATTCAGCCGATGCTGTTTGTTGGTTTTGGGCCCAGCAGTGGACGGTGTTAAGATGAcctcatgagagagagagagagagagagagagagagagagagagagagagcaagagaaagagaaagagcaagagagagagagagagagagagagagagagagagagagagagagtcctgtTTGATAAACCAACGCAGATTCATGGTTTGAAGTTATTGGTCTCAGTCACATGCTTGTCCCCAGTTCAAGGCCCCGGCCTTGCTGTGACAACGTGCCTTGTGCATTTGGAACCACATTGTGTGTTAAATGAATAAGCAAATCAGTGTTTTTAGTACATCTAGAGACTTACCCAAGGTTTACACAAGGTTTCCTATATAGACACTTGAACAGTGATGACAGCCGACGTCACATTTAAGTTTTAAATATTATATATGTTTTCAGAGAAAAGGtgtagcaggtgtgtgtgcaaaaATGCATTGCTTCTGCTCCTGAGTGATTCACAATTTAGTTGACATTTGTAGTGGGCCCACATGCATTTAGGCCTGAAACTCAGAGGAACCCAGACCTATGACATTGAGCTTGTCAGTTCCAATCAAGGGATGTGAAGTAGTCCATTCATCACTTCTGTCATGCTTAGTAAATCCATTCAGATACACACATGTGTTTCCTTCCCGGGGCAAAGCACACGGGTTTGTTTTTGAGCAGAGCTTctgcttgtttttgttctgGCAGAAGTTCAGGTGGGATCATGGAACATGTGAGTGTCAGATAACACCGGGATTGACGGAAAGTAGGCGGGACACAGTGAGACCTTGTATCCAGTTATGGTGCAGTGATTGACAGGGCCAGGAGCCAATCTCCTTGAGGGATGAGACAGACACGATGTCCGATAATAACCTGCTTTGTGCTGCAGTGGGGCGTAGCATCAGCATCCTCTGACATCATGTCACATGACAGCAGCTACAACATGTGGAAGCCAACAAAGAGTGCTGTTCTGTGGTCAAGATATCAGCCACACAGCTCCTcccgtgtgtgtgagtgagtgtgtgtgtgtgtgtgtgtgtgtgtgtgtgtgagtgagtgtgtgagtgtgtgcgtgaatgCACGTCTGccttcattctctcctctcagaTGTGATGTTATCTGCTGGATAAAATCATTATTACACAGTCAATGATCATCAAATACACAGCATACTGAAGACATTTCCATATAACCAGAGGCTGATATCTTCAGATTTAACAAGAGGCCTTATAATCAGAAAAATTAAGTTAAGTTTATACTCAACTACAGTATTGTATTTGGTAACTTCTGCTAACAAGCCGGTGCCATCATCCTCCCAGAAACGGCCTACTGCATTTCACCTAGTTACAGTCAATTCTAATCCTTATTAACAATGGGctatttacaaaataaaaaagggagAACCATGGTGATAATTTCAGACGACTATTGTGtcctgtgtttttcatttatgaaCACTTATTAAATCAAGTTGATATGCCGAAATTAACACCAGTAATGATATACCATGAATAATGTTTTATGTTAATAATCCTCTCTCAGTCCAGTCTGTGAATTATTTAGCAAAAAATTTACTCATTTACTTATTTTGACTAAAACCACAGAGCATTATTCAAAGTCTATGTAGTCAATCCTCAGCTAGAGCCATGGTTTGATACAAGACCAAGGTCAAATCGTTTTGGACATttagtatttgcactttttatgGTCTGTTTTAGTTCACTTAGGTGCCAGATGAGTGGGGTTTACCATTCAGGACAATACGTGTGAACACAGGACAAAGAATCATAGGAAAGTACCTGACAGTCAATTAGTCAACAtttttctgtcactgacaaCTTACTTGACACTATCTGATTGTCCTGATGttgtaaaccccacccatctggtacgcCATGCAGGTTAAAAATAACGCCAAAAATGATTTGCTAATACTGCTTGATTCATGTTGGTTTTACACAACAAAATGAATATCAGCGCAACATGTGCTTTTGGGTTGACGTGATCTGGTTACACCCTGCAAGAATGTAAGCAGATCGAATGCGAATTGACTCCCACATGACAGTATtagtgctacacaaataaaatgtaaaggcTTCAACTCAATCTTAGAGACATCAATTATGATAAATATATATGAGAAGTTATCTTTTTCTATAGCCAAGAGCTGATTGGAGGCCTTTTCCTGAAGATGAGTCATAAAACTTACGAGAATAAATTTCATTTTATAGTTCCAGCCTTAATTTAATCATAGGCAGTCACGTTGAAGTGATCTCTAGCCAAAAAAGCTACATACACAAAGTACCACATAAAAACACCAGCGCAAGGAACACAATGATCTGGTGCCTTAATTGCCCAAGTTAATAGACTATTTATCGTTTAATGTAGTGTGGCTTGAATAAGTTTCAACTTTCTGGTTTGAAGTTTCTATCAGGGCCACATCTAAACACACCCAAGGTTGAAATGAGTTAAAGTTTCCTGAGTTGTGAGCTTCACTAAATGAGAGCCTGGTGTagatagatggagggaaaagagagaaagtccATGAAGAAATGGGAAGAAGAACAGAGTAGTAataaggagggagaggaaatgcTGGAAAAGGGAAAGGACGGGGGGTAGCAgaatgaggaggaaggagaaggagttataaagaggagaggggggttaCGAAAAGAAGACGAGGAAGGGCAAAGGTCACAAGAGGAATGAACACAAGGAGATTTCAGAGGAATGAAGGGAAATGgccatctgttttgtttttgactcTGTTTACAATAGTTTTTAAAGAAAGAATAATGTCACACACGCTCGCCATCCCACCTGTGAAATTTGAACACATTTCTCATGAGTAATGATAAGGACTAAGTGTTGCTACACTTCATGTGTTGTTGTCATCAGTGGCCAATCAGACGTTTCGAGTagagtgaggtcagaggtcgcggTAACCATGCAGGGATatgagcaacagcagcaacaaaagAGGCTTTCTCTGACTGAGGCTGTGAAAAGGAACTGTTTcagtaaacaacacacacacacgcgcgtacacacgcacacactcacgcacgcacactgcTCGTCTTTAAGGAATTTCAATTATTTCGAGTTTTAAAACgataacataaataaacaaattgaTTTTGAGGATTGTCCTACTATGTGGAGCTATGTCTGAGCTATTACATAATGTTTTTTGGCTGGCATATTAGATGACAACATTTCCAAACACCTGCAAAAGGCATCAACACAGCAGTAGAGCTCTGGTTTATTAAAGGTATGATTTACATGCTGTTATCCCCTTAATTCTTTCCAcagtttttcatattttccGGTGAAACTATAACCTCAGTTGAGAAGTTATATGACTGGCCCTATTGTTATGGATAAAGACacaccttctccctcttcttgaAGAGCAGTTTGACAGAATAAGGCTACACGTacatcagtgtttccctcacCGGAGCACAGAAAGGATTCACCACGCCACCTATAGGGGCTGTCACCCCACCTAAAATAATGGAATTACTGTTGGTTTCAATTGGAGAACAATGTCACGCAGTCTAAATGCCATTTCAGAGACCTATTTCTGGAGCAAAGATTGCCTTATGGCTGGGAGCATATTAACTATGAGCAAAACATATTTTAGAGCATAAGAGCGTTGCATGGGCTAAGCTCCTGTGACTTTTGCATTGCAAACACGTGGCCTCATGCAGTGCAAACGGACTTTCACGCTTCCAAGGCTGAATTGTGCCTCTATGTGAAACGGCTGTAGCAAACTGGGTTTCTTGAGGGTCTTCGCTTTGAACTTAGAGTAAGGCTGAATCAGAAATCAGAAAGTTAGAGTAGAGTCCAGGGGGCCGTGGCAGGTAGGaactgagagacagaaatggacGGACAGGCAGGCGGGAGAACAGAGGATTGTGAGAAATGGTttctgtaatgtgtgtgtgtgagagagagagagagagagagagagagcagctgacCCAGTGAAAAGGATAAAACTCTAGAGGCCCCTTGatctgctcctccatctctggCTCCACCTCTCTTTATCCCTgattcactgtttctctctctctctctctctctctctctctctccttctctcactcacgcactcatacacatacacacacgcgcacgcacacacacacgcgtgcgcgcaaacacacacacacacacacacacacacacacacacacacacacacacacacctctttctcAAAACCCCTCCCCAATACTAACCACTCTCCATGTGTTTGCCGCAAAAGCAATATTGTCTTCAGGCATTTCATTACCGGAGAAGAGAGGCCACCGCAGAAAATGTATAAGCCCGTGGAGGAACGGGATAGGAAGAGGTCATGTGGGAAGCAAAAAAGGGGAAAGGAGGATAACTATAGAGGAGGGACGTGAGGGGGGAAACAGGAACAGGGATGAGGTCAGGAAAAAATggaaaggaggatgaggaaggagTAGGCCAACACTAAAGAGCTGCACTGATTCTTTGTCAGTTTGGCCCATTCCCTTACCCAAAATGTGATTCATTctgtcattcattttaatgatgCGTCtaaaccatagactgtaaaaaaaaagatggacgtagtgagtgtgacgtcacccataggtttctgaagggccgccatgttgacattttttggagccagtgcagccagagcgaagctgGGGGTTGTCTgcattcacccgtggttttggccgcttggtctaaacctgccaggcttgtgtAGGGAATTAGTAAAATAGATATACAATTTGACAAAAAGAATGCACTTTCAAAGGCAGAAGATCTGTCTTTCAGCGAGACTTTGAgcgtaacttgttttgtttacactggAAGTGTAAACAGTTGGCTAACAGTTTTCATTGGACTTCAtgaatgatgaagattgagattttgttttcagcagtTCTAGATGCTAATCGCCTACGGTTAAcacactgtatgctaaagcgttagcatgcgcaccggacaGAACTATCTCCATACCTAATCCTGGCAGTATTGGTGTTATGCTCTATTGAACTCCATAGAATGACTTGTGCAGCCGTATATTTACATAGTCTAACTTGGCCTCCAGGTAAAGCCTTGTGAGAACTGAAGGGTCATTGTTTGCTGAGCAGGACTGAATGTTAATTGGCCTAAACACGGACCTCTTGCGGTTGCTCTGTCCTGAACGTCAACCTTTTCCCCCTAAAGCACTTTTGTGTCCGATGAACATTCCCCATATGAGAAAGAAagtcattctctctcctctccttcaattTTGGTTCTCTCCTTCTTTTGAAAGGATGGAATTGGTGAGGCTGCGTCTGTTGTCGCCCGGACAACAGGCCGAGGATCATTGTGTCCGTGCGAGGCCGGCTAAGTCAACAAGTTTTCCCAGGGCTGTCAGAAAAGGAataggaggagagcaggagaaaggGGGAATGGTGGGGGGAAGAGGGGGCAATGAAAGAGGGCTGAAGCAATAAGATCAGGGCGtaagtaaaagagagagaagagggagggagggaggaagaggaggggaggaggaccAGGGGCACACTGAAACAAGAGGTGTAGATGGAGGGGTGGTAGGGAGAGGAGGTTAAGAATTTGGggaaagagaatgagggagggaaggagaggggggaggaggatcAAAAAGAAATGGATAAAGACCCAGGTCCTGGGCACGTTGAGacaagagaacagagagggcCAAACAGGGGGCAGTAGGCACTcagatacacgcacacacacacaccagcacacacacacacatgcatgcactctgAGTCAAAGTGCCACATCTGAAAGGAGCACATACATCTCCCATTGCACAAAGCCTGCTGTGGCTTGTACAGCTCTGAATGAAGATAATGGCCATAATAGGACCTGACACTTTGAAAAAACTACGCTAACGTCATGCCATTGAAACGACTTATTATCCGTTTTCAAATCCCCCTTTCTGAATGGCCATATTTCTTTTGCCACCTTCATCCTTACAAGCTGTGTTTGATGTTGTTAGGGCTGTAGAAGAAGTTCAGCCTCAGGCTCTGTGACCTTCTGAAACTTCAATCTGGCTTGCATCAAACTTTGTGTTTTCTATAGTAGTGGTTTACCAATCTTTAACTGGGAACCCACATTTTCCAAAACAATTTTTCTTGCAACCCATAACTGACTTTGTGGGTTATGGTGCAGGCCTGTCTAATAAAACTGGCCGCATATTTGACATTATTTACAATGCGACAGAATCCAAACTATCTTGCAGGGACTTTGGAATGCTATGTCAGCAAAACATAGTCAATAGCATAGCCAATAGCCAATTTTCTTGCTCagcaatttcattttttcagaATTATTTTGTAAACAATTGTACTCTGTAATTTTCCAATCTTTTGGTCCCTGACACAATCTGTCTGttctgtgggtttttttctcaGTTACATTCTGAGGTTAAGCATTGACTGGATGTGTTTCACAgtatacatctctctctcagtatatATGATGTTGCATCACAGATCTGCTCTTAACTGAGACTTTCCGATGATTGAAAGGCCAAGGCTAAAATGCAGGAGGTATATAATTTGTCTGTGGAATCATTGGTTACAGTAGATACATTGTACAGCAATTCTGTTCTATAATAAAACACAAGCTAGTGACCTTGTTTGTTCTCTTTGTGGCGATATAAAGCTACACTGAACAGAGATTTTTGCTCCATGATAGAAACATTCAGTTGAGGTCAGACTGTTGTACTGTAGTGCACATCTCAATCCGTTATCTGTGTTCGCAACAAAAATTATGTCGCATTTCGCATTGTTGTGTGATCAAACAATAGACAGTGATTTGAATGCTGCCAGCTCACTTTGGGGTGACATGCACAAAACATACACCGCAGCAGGAAGAGTATCTCAGAATTTTGGTCTGAATGTGTGGGATAAATCATAATTTATGGTAGTTTCTCTCTGTGACTCTTGTttagactgtatgtgtgtacctatatacagtatatacagtatatacacagatCTTCGACATTAGACCTTCCCCCAGGGTGTTGTAGGTGTTGTTTTCCCACCAGTAAAGGTCAGTCTCAGATTGTGTTTCTCCCTCCGAGGCCGTTCCCCTTTGTTCTCATAGATAGGCAGATAATCCAGACGGGTGTATTCCACCAATAATTACAACACCTTTTCCCAGGCTATGGTCTTAgggtcttattttattttattttttttactgtcccttgctacaaaacaacaacaacaacaacaacaacaacaacaacaacaacaacaacaacaacaacaacaaaatctaaGCATGTAAACATTGGCAACTTAATTCTCAGATTCTTGCATGTGAAGGAAAACACATCATCACTTTCTTTGTGctgtaaatgtgattttattttgttattttgttttgtaactTTGTTGTTACCTGTTACtgaaaatggatgaatgaatgaatgaatgaatgaatggatcaGGGTGATAGAGGAATTGGGTAGTACTGATACAGAATGTGGGTGTAATGTATGTAATGACTGGTGTGTCTCCTCTCCAGGTATGGCCGCTCTGGACAGCCGTGCGTCTGGTAAGATGGGGATGCGGGCGGTGGTTTACTACACCACCACTACCATCATCGCTGTGTTCATCGGTATCGTCATGGTGCTCATCATTCACCCTGGAAAAGGATCCAAGGATGAGTTCACCAAGCAGCAGAAGATAGAGCAGGTCAGCCCTGCAGATGCCTTCCTGGACCTTATCaggtactcacacacacacacacacacacacacacacacacacactgaatgtacaaaatattagagacATTTCATCTTAATCTAGggatattagggacacttaatcttttcatgaagtacactgataaGGTAAATCCAGGTAATTGcaattatcccttattgattccaATTactaaatctataccaatcacaaaggaggagatgtagataaagcgAAGCAGAGGAGTTAGAGAAGGACTTTTAAGCTTTCAGGCAATTGAAAtttggattgtgcaaaaggggctataactcaatatcaggaagatatccctaatattttgtacattcagtgtattttgcTTGGTTTTGAAAAAAGATGTGCATTTTTTTATGCAAATAATTAGATGTATTCATCCTAATAACATTGCATTGCTTTTGTTCTGTATTCCAGAAACATGTTTCCTCCTAATCTTGTGGAAGCATGCACTAAACAGGTAACTCTCCCTCCTCATGCTCGCTCACcttctccttatctctctcttttcttcatctctttcaGTGCCCAATTGCATAAAATTGAGCCCTGAAGGCTTCTTCCAGTTGTCTTACTTGAGCATTTTATTATCCAAGCCTGAGTGTTCTCAAATAAAGTGATTGGACTTTTGATTTACTTTCTCACGTTACAATGACAGCCACTCCCAAGGTCTGTCAATCGCGCATCATTAATCATATcagttttaattagtttttaaTATTAAACTTTCGTTATCGAAACCTGTTAATCTAGTTTGGGTTTAGCAACACACAATTGCATAACAACTTGGTAAAGTCTTACACAGTTATGAAGTACAATACAAAGAATCATAGTGTTATGACTCTTCCCACAGTTGCAATATAAGGATGGCAATAAAGGGTTTGTTTGCCTGCCCATGCTTGCCACTTGCTCCTGACATAGCCGTATTTATGTGCCAGCCACGACCCTTTTCCCCTGATGCCACTTTCGCTTCCTCATTCTCATGAACAATCTATGCATTATAGTTAGATGTGGGTATGTAACTGGCAGGATTGTGAAATTTAGAGCACCAGATGGTTTCACAGGAACTATGATGGCCCCTagttacagacacacaacagTGTTTTTTCTAAGTGACTCATTAACTGAGCTTCTGTGTCAATTACCTACCCATTCCATGGAAATCTTGATCAGAATTGTTGATTCTATACAATTAAAGCagtgaaatgtaataaattagtCTGGAAATCTTAAAATTATCTGGTGACATGTTTTACTCATGTTCAACCAGCTAGATATAACTGTGAGGCTTGTCATTAACCCTGAGCCTCACCCCAACACTATTCTTATgtgaaaaaaacccccaaaacaatATTGACCCAGGAATGGCTTTTTAACccatgctctttctctctgtattaaAACCAGTTCAAGACGCAGTACGGCAAGAGAGTGGTCCATGTGAAGCTGACGGTGAACGACACGTTATTCACGCTCAACGGCAGCCAGGAGATCACGCGGGAGGAGGTGATCCCAGTGCCGGGGTCGGTTAACGGCGTGAACGCTCTGGGCCTGGTGGTGTTCTCCATGTGCTTCGGTCTGATCATCGGCAGCATGAGGGAGCAGGGGCAGCCGCTGAAGGACTTCTTCGACTGTCTCAACGAAGCCATCATGAGGCTGGTCGCCATCATCATGTGGTGAGTGCAAGGCGGGAGGGGCGGATTAgttgaggagggagggatggatagatagatggatggatggatgaagggagggaggaatggtaGCAGTGAGTGACGGAGGATGGGAcgtatgtatgtttatatagATGAAGTGATGGATGATTGGCAGACTAGatcaaagaatatgaaaaatgtaacgtttcaataaaagtaatggatacgatacgatacaataagATACGCtccgatatgatacgatacgacagaactttattgtcagatttctctgaaatttgttatgcatcatagcagctccgtttttaaaaaagaaaagaaaagaaaagaaaaaagaaaaggaaaaagaaaaaaaaaaccattgaATAAATGATTGGATCTTGGCAAAATACAAACTCAGTATAACAAAATAAAGTTTGCACATCTGACAATTTCAGTCATGGGTgctgggagagaaaaagagcaacaTAAATATATGAGGCTCCCGATGGTGTGC encodes the following:
- the slc1a3a gene encoding solute carrier family 1 member 3a isoform X3, whose translation is MTQSNGENPQRTRSGLRQIRDGIQSRSLRAKKRVENITKHDVKGFFRRNAFVIFTVAAVIIGIILGFALRPYNMSYREMKFFSFPGELLMRMLQMLVLPLLVSSLITGMAALDSRASGKMGMRAVVYYTTTTIIAVFIGIVMVLIIHPGKGSKDEFTKQQKIEQVSPADAFLDLIRNMFPPNLVEACTKQVTLPPHARSPSPYLSLFFISFSAPVPGSVNGVNALGLVVFSMCFGLIIGSMREQGQPLKDFFDCLNEAIMRLVAIIMWYAPIGILFLIAGKIVEMDDITSMGGQLGMYTVTVICGLLVHAIFVLPTLYFVVTRKNPFVFIGGLLQALITALGTSSSSATLPITFKCLEENNKVDKRVTRFVLPVGATINMDGTALYEALAAIFIAQVNDYDLNFGQILTISITATAASIGAAGIPQAGLVTMVIVLTSVGLPTDDITLIIAVDWFLDRLRTTTNVLGDSIGAGIVEHLSRHELQSKDPEVGNSVVEETDKKPYQLICQENEYENEKPADSKTKM
- the slc1a3a gene encoding solute carrier family 1 member 3a isoform X1, with the protein product MTQSNGENPQRTRSGLRQIRDGIQSRSLRAKKRVENITKHDVKGFFRRNAFVIFTVAAVIIGIILGFALRPYNMSYREMKFFSFPGELLMRMLQMLVLPLLVSSLITGMAALDSRASGKMGMRAVVYYTTTTIIAVFIGIVMVLIIHPGKGSKDEFTKQQKIEQVSPADAFLDLIRNMFPPNLVEACTKQYNTKNHSVMTLPTVAQFKTQYGKRVVHVKLTVNDTLFTLNGSQEITREEVIPVPGSVNGVNALGLVVFSMCFGLIIGSMREQGQPLKDFFDCLNEAIMRLVAIIMWYAPIGILFLIAGKIVEMDDITSMGGQLGMYTVTVICGLLVHAIFVLPTLYFVVTRKNPFVFIGGLLQALITALGTSSSSATLPITFKCLEENNKVDKRVTRFVLPVGATINMDGTALYEALAAIFIAQVNDYDLNFGQILTISITATAASIGAAGIPQAGLVTMVIVLTSVGLPTDDITLIIAVDWFLDRLRTTTNVLGDSIGAGIVEHLSRHELQSKDPEVGNSVVEETDKKPYQLICQENEYENEKPADSKTKM
- the slc1a3a gene encoding solute carrier family 1 member 3a isoform X2 — protein: MTQSNGENPQRTRSGLRQIRDGIQSRSLRAKKRVENITKHDVKGFFRRNAFVIFTVAAVIIGIILGFALRPYNMSYREMKFFSFPGELLMRMLQMLVLPLLVSSLITGMAALDSRASGKMGMRAVVYYTTTTIIAVFIGIVMVLIIHPGKGSKDEFTKQQKIEQVSPADAFLDLIRNMFPPNLVEACTKQFKTQYGKRVVHVKLTVNDTLFTLNGSQEITREEVIPVPGSVNGVNALGLVVFSMCFGLIIGSMREQGQPLKDFFDCLNEAIMRLVAIIMWYAPIGILFLIAGKIVEMDDITSMGGQLGMYTVTVICGLLVHAIFVLPTLYFVVTRKNPFVFIGGLLQALITALGTSSSSATLPITFKCLEENNKVDKRVTRFVLPVGATINMDGTALYEALAAIFIAQVNDYDLNFGQILTISITATAASIGAAGIPQAGLVTMVIVLTSVGLPTDDITLIIAVDWFLDRLRTTTNVLGDSIGAGIVEHLSRHELQSKDPEVGNSVVEETDKKPYQLICQENEYENEKPADSKTKM
- the slc1a3a gene encoding solute carrier family 1 member 3a isoform X5 gives rise to the protein MTQSNGENPQRTRSGLRQIRDGIQSRSLRAKKRVENITKHDVKGFFRRNAFVIFTVAAVIIGIILGFALRPYNMSYREMKFFSFPGELLMRMLQMLVLPLLVSSLITGMAALDSRASGKMGMRAVVYYTTTTIIAVFIGIVMVLIIHPGKGSKDEFTKQQKIEQVSPADAFLDLIRNMFPPNLVEACTKQFKTQYGKRVVHVKLTVNDTLFTLNGSQEITREEVIPVPGSVNGVNALGLVVFSMCFGLIIGSMREQGQPLKDFFDCLNEAIMRLVAIIMWYAPIGILFLIAGKIVEMDDITSMGGQLGMYTVTVICGLLVHAIFVLPTLYFVVTRKNPFVFIGGLLQALITALGTSSSSATLPITFKCLEENNKVDKRVTRFVLPVGATINMDGTALYEALAAIFIAQVNDYDLNFGQILTIRDRLRTTTNVLGDSIGAGIVEHLSRHELQSKDPEVGNSVVEETDKKPYQLICQENEYENEKPADSKTKM
- the slc1a3a gene encoding solute carrier family 1 member 3a isoform X4; the encoded protein is MTQSNGENPQRTRSGLRQIRDGIQSRSLRAKKRVENITKHDVKGFFRRNAFVIFTVAAVIIGIILGFALRPYNMSYREMKFFSFPGELLMRMLQMLVLPLLVSSLITGMAALDSRASGKMGMRAVVYYTTTTIIAVFIGIVMVLIIHPGKGSKDEFTKQQKIEQVSPADAFLDLIRNMFPPNLVEACTKQLTVNDTLFTLNGSQEITREEVIPVPGSVNGVNALGLVVFSMCFGLIIGSMREQGQPLKDFFDCLNEAIMRLVAIIMWYAPIGILFLIAGKIVEMDDITSMGGQLGMYTVTVICGLLVHAIFVLPTLYFVVTRKNPFVFIGGLLQALITALGTSSSSATLPITFKCLEENNKVDKRVTRFVLPVGATINMDGTALYEALAAIFIAQVNDYDLNFGQILTISITATAASIGAAGIPQAGLVTMVIVLTSVGLPTDDITLIIAVDWFLDRLRTTTNVLGDSIGAGIVEHLSRHELQSKDPEVGNSVVEETDKKPYQLICQENEYENEKPADSKTKM